In one window of Anser cygnoides isolate HZ-2024a breed goose chromosome 3, Taihu_goose_T2T_genome, whole genome shotgun sequence DNA:
- the IRAK1BP1 gene encoding interleukin-1 receptor-associated kinase 1-binding protein 1, with product MALPAPLPARGFELAPSPGPSPGPVPPGRELHVSGSAELSAGPDRARVSVRLGSRKGAAGAARSSVSRRLEYIAHSARHRGVPEENMTVTEDFSRLENTYQMEAEVSIIFSDFGKMQNVCNLLTEKLGASVTISPPHFYHTPEAVDALRRQVCVTAVANTRQKAQEVCRLLGQSLGKPLLIREEETKEWGGHTDSHQVNSPDSLTLQERIQNATAYASCRVFAVFEIKGKENRRKKLL from the exons ATGGCGCTGccggcgccgctccccgcccgcgGCTTCGAGCTCGCCCCGTCCCCGGGGCCGTCCCCGGGGCCGGTGCCGCCCGGCCGGGAGCTGCATGTGAGCGGCAGCGCGGAGCTGAGCGCCGGCCCCGACCGGGCCCGGGTGTCGGTGCGGCTgggcagcaggaagggggcggccggggcggcgCGGAGCAGCGTGTCCCGCAGGCTGGAGTACATCGCGCACAGCGCCCGGCACCGCGGCGTCCCG gaagaaaatatgactgTAACAGAGGATTTTAGTAGACTAGAGAACACCTACCAAATGGAAGCAGAG GTCTCTATTATATTCAGTGACTTtggaaaaatgcagaatgtttGCAATTTACTTACTGAAAAATTAGGGGCTTCTGTTACCATCAGTCCACCTCATTTCTACCACACGCCAGAAGCCGTAGACGCCCTTCG CCGTCAAGTATGCGTCACTGCTGTTGCAAACACACGGCAGAAAGCTCAAGAAGTATGTCGACTGCTTGGCCAGTCACTGGGAAAACCTTTATTAAtaagagaagaagaaacaaaagaatggggaggacACACAGACAGTCATCAAGTTAACTCCCCAGATTCACTGACTCTGCAGGAAAGAATCCAGAATGCTACTGCTTATGCTTCTTGTAGAGTGTTTGCTGTGTTTGAgataaagggaaaagagaacagaagaaagaagttgCTCTAA